The sequence ATCATCTTCTCTACACGGGCCCGGATAAAGTCCATCACAGCTGGCTGATTGTCATAGGTCAAGCTAGCAAAGTTCAAGCTATAGAGCTCCGCAATCAACTGATCCAATGGAATTTCCCAGCCAAATGCTTCCAAAATCCGCACGATACCCTGTGTCGCACGACGAAGAGCGTAAGGGTCGTTTGAGCCAGAAGGAATCAAGCCAACAGAGAAGAAGGATAGAAGGGTGTCGAATTTGTCAGCCAGTGCCAAGACCGCGCCGACCTTGCTCTCAGGCAATTCGCCTTCTGCAGAGTTAGGAAGATAGTGCTCACGGATAGCTGCTGCCACCGCAGGTTTTTCCCCAGCAAGAAGGGCATACTTCTCACCCATGATCCCTTGCAATTCATCAAACTCACCGACCATACCTGTCAAGAGGTCAAACTTGTAGATGTCCGCTGCACGTGCCACATCCGCTTTTTCATCCGCAGACAAGCCAGCCAAGTCAGCCAGTTTTTCTGCGATGACTTTAGTGCGTTCCATGTGCTCGTAAAGTGAGCCGATTTTCTCATGGAAGGTCACGACTTTGAGGCGTTCTACCAAGTCGGCAATCTTGAGTTTTTGGTCCTCACGCCAGAAGAACTCACCGTCTTCCAGACGAGCCACCAAAACTTTTTCATTTCCTTTGATGACATTGTCAAGGTACTGGTCGTTACCGTTACGGACAGAGATGAAGTTTGGCAAGAGCTTGCCAGCCTTATCACGCACTACGAAGTAACGTTGGTGGTTTTTCATTGAAGTGACCAAGACTTCTTCTGGTACTTCTAGGTACTTGGTGTCAAAGGAACCCATGAAAGCAGTTGGGTACTCGACCAGATTGAGAACTTCATTGAGCAGATCTTCATCAATCTCAACCGTCACATTGTGTTTGTCCTCGATCGCCTTGATTTGCTCGACGATCATATTTTGACGCTCTGCTGGGTCTGTAATGACAAACTGTGCACGCAAGTCCGCCTCGTAAGAATCTGCACTTGCAATCTCGGTTTCATTTCCAAGGAAACGATGACCACGGCTGATGCGAGCTGACGAAATGTCCAAGAAATCCATATCCAGTGCCTCGTCGTCCAAGAGAACGGTCAGGGTGTGGACTGGACGGATGTAGGCGAATTTGTTGGACGCCCAGTTCATGCTGACAGGGAAGGTCATAGCCTTCAAGACCTCTGGAATGCCCGCCAAGACTACCTTAGCTGGCTGACCAGTTTCGTGCTTGGTCACATAGACATACTCTTCACCCTTGATCTCGCGGAATTCGATGTCTGCAGTCGTCAAGCCTTTGCCACGGACAAATCCTTCTGCCGCCTTGGTGAAGTTCCCGTCTGCATCCAAGGCAATCTTCTTAGCAGGACCCTTGAAATCTTCGGTCAGGTCTGTCTGCTGGTCCGCCAAACCACGCACACGAACAGCCAAACGGCGTGGTGTTGAAAAGACATCGATGTTCTCAAAAGCCAAACGGTTGTCTGTCAAAAAAGTCGCCATGCGATCACGCAACTGGTGCATGGCTGGGGTTACGATGTAGGCAGGAATTTCTTCCAAGCCAAGTTCAACAAGTAAATTCTTTGTCATTATTCTGCGTCCTCCTTCAACAATTCTGCTCGTGTTGCTTCGTCTAAAAGTGGGAAGCCGAGTTTCTTCCGCTCTGCCACAAAGGTTTTGGCAACGACACGGGCAAGGTTACGGATACGGGCAATGTAACCTGCACGCTCGGTTACAGACACTGCACCGCGTGCATCTAGTAGGTTAAAGGTATGAGAACATTTGAGCACATAGTCAAAGGCTGGGTGAACCAAGCCCTCTTCCAAAGCCCGCTCTGCTTCTTTTTCAAACTTAGTAAAGTTTTCAAGGAGCATATTCTGGTCTGATACTTCAAAGGAGTATTTTGAATGCTCATATTCCGGCTGGATGAAAATTTCACCGTATTTAACGCCGTCTGCCCACTCAATATCGTAAACGGAGTCAACTTCTTGAATATAAGAAGCCAAACGCTCCAAACCATAAGTTACTTCGGCTGTGACTGGACCTGTTGCCAAACCACCAACTTGTTGGAAGTAGGTAAACTGCGTGATTTCCATACCGTCCAACCAAACTTCCCAGCCCAGACCTGCTGAACCTGTTGACGGGTTTTCCCAGTTGTCCTCAACGAAACGGATATCGTGTTCCAAAGGATTGATGCCCAAACGCTCCAAAGACTCCAAGTAGAGTTCTTGGATATTAGAAGGCGACGGTTTCATCACCACTTGGAATTGGTGGTGCTGATAGAGACGGTTTGGGTTTTCCCCGTAACGACCGTCCGCAGGACGACGAGAAGGCTCCACATAAGCCGCATTCCAAGGCTCAGGCCCGATAGCACGCAAGAATGTGTATGGGCTCATGGTACCCGCCCCTTTTTCCGTATCATAAGCCTGCATGAGCAAGCACCCCTGCTCATTCCAAAATTGTTGTAAGGTCAAGATAATCTCTTGAAATGTAAGTTTCTTTGACATATTTTTCCTTCTTTCTATTATATTTCAAAATTGCTAGTTCTCCACACTAGGTATGGTTTCCACAAAAACAGCCTGCTCTGCCTTGTCCAGATAGGAACAGGTCATAGCTTCTAGGTCGATGACCCACTTGTAAATGCCTGCTTCTGCTGTTTCCTGACAGAAGGTTGGAAAATCTGTTTGTCCAGCCTGATGATTGCGTAAGATAGTCACAAACTGGTCCAGATTGGCTTGGTCCGAAACAGGTTTCGTCACTTGATAGCCCTGCTTTTCCAGAGTCTGCCCTGTCTGTGAGCGATAGATAACCTGGCCAGACTGGATATCCACCGTATTTTCCACCATAGCCAAGTCCATAAAATAGGCAATCAGTTTGGGAAAATCAGGCCCTGTAAACTGCTCATGACCACGATTGATGTTTTCTAAAGTAAACATTGGTCTCCTTTCTTTGTAGTAATTGCCTCACATTCTTTGATGTAAAGCAAGAAATACTCGGTCGGCAGACAAAAAGAACCACATTCTCCTCCCCTGTCAACAGACATAGGGGCGTTGAGAACGCGGTTCCACCCTAATTTATTACTTCATTTGTATGATTCTGATTGAGTCGGACGTGGTCACGACTGGGAAAGCGCCAATTATTTCAAGACTGGCTTGGCTTTCACTCTCCCAAGCTCGCTAGACAGGCTTTTGAAACAACCTTCTTTCATGCTTAGTATTGTAGCAGAAAAATCAAGGTTTGTCTACTCTCGCCTTACAAAACCAAACTCTCCCAGTCCCCCCTCATCGCGATTTCAACACGCTCGCGGATAATGGCAGCTGACTGGTCTAGCAAGGCCGATTCTTCCTGGCTCAAGTCTAGGTCCACCGTGGCTTCAATCCCGCTCCGCCCAACTGTCGCTGGGTAGCCTAGGTAGGTCCCGTAGGCTGCAATGTAGTGGGAGACCGGCAAGACTGCTCTGCTATTGGACAAAACAGCCTCGATCAAGGTCTTGGCCGCCGCCGCAATAGCAAAGTTAGTGTAACCCTTGCCGAAGAAGACCGTGTGGCCGCCCATGCGTGCCTCCTCGGCTAGCTGGTCCAGCTCCTCTTTTGTCAACAAGGCCTGGATAGGTGTTTGACCAATCCGCACCTGGCTCCAAGCGGTGAATTGGGAGTTGCCATGCTCACCCAGATTGTAGCCTGAGATGCTGGTCGGAGCAAGCCCAAACCGCTGACTCACCGCACGCTTCATCCGAGCCGTATCTAGCAAGGTCCCCGTGCCAATCACTCGCTCTTGGGGGAAACCTGTGTAGGTCTGATAGAGTTGAGTGATGACATCAACAGGATTGGTGATAACCATGAGAATGCCTGAAAAACCAGACGCAACCAGCTTTTCCGACACTTCCTTGACCTCTTGACTGGTAAAGGGCAACTCTGCAAAACGGCTCTTGGCTGCATTGCCCTGTAGGCTGATCTTGCCAAGACTGGACACCACAATATCCGCATCCGCCAGAGCCGCATAGTCGTTGAGAATAAAGTTGGCAAACTGACCTGAATTGGCAACGCGGTCCTGCATATCCAGCACATCCGCTGCCAGTTTCTTTTCATCCTTATCAATCACCACATAGTCATCAAAGACCTGTCCAGCAATTAGGTCATGCAAAAGGGTTGCTCCAACGTGACCCAGTCCGATGATTCCAATTTTTCTAGCCATGTGCTGCCTCCACAACTTCTTCTAGACGTAGCATAGCTGCAACCACCTCATTTGCAGTGATATCCGCTCGGATATTGACATAGCTCTCTGTTGGAACGGTGGCCTTTTCGGCCACTTTTTGCATGGCAGTCAGGCGGTCTTCTGTCACTCCCAACTGGTCCCAACGGTAAATATAACCATTCTTTTGATAGAAAGGCAATAGTTTACGAACCTCATCTTCATCACCTGTCAGACAGAGCTGGACCAAGATGCCGTAGGCAACCTTTAAGCCATGGGCAATCTCGTGGGTTTCATGAAGGACTGTCAAGCCATTATGGAGGGCATGGGCTCCTGACACATAGTCACTGGTTTGACAGCCGACATTGGCAGCCACAGCATAGACCGTGTCCACCATGCGCTCAAAGGCTGGCGTGACTTGCTTTCTGTCTGCCGCATCAAGAACAGCCTCCGTATCATGCAAGAGAATGTCCTGGCTAACCTGAGCCGTCGCCAAGGCCAATTGTACCATGGCTGGTAATTCTTGCCGCTTCTTACCTCGATGAATGGCTTCCAGCTCATACCATTTGGCCAAGGTATCTGAAATGCCGCTAATCAAATACTCTTTCGGAGCATCAATCAGCAAATCATAATCTACCACCGTCATAAAACCAGACCGCTGGCAATAATCAATAGATTTGAAACTGTGGTCTGGATAATAAGCTACCAAGAGCGGAGTAGAGCAAGCACAGGTTGCAACCAGAGTCGGCACCAGAACAAGCTCAACATTGAGCCGATCGGCCACACCTTTACTGGTATCCATTACCTTGCCACCGCCGATACCGACAATGACATCTGCCCCTAGTTGACGGGCTCGATCTGCCAAACGGTCCATGTCCTCATGGCTGGCTGTACGGTCATAGAAGAGTACCGACCAGTCTGCCTCCTTACCGTAATGCTTAACAAAGGCGGCATAGGCTACTTGGCCCGTCACAATCACTGGTCGCTGGAAGAGAGAAAGCCGAGCAGGCAATTCTTTCAAGGCACCTTGGGAAGCTACGTATTGACCAGGCTCACCACGTACTAATTTTTCAAACTCCATAAGCGGTCACTCCTTTTTAGTTTAGTATAGTAAAAAACAAAGACACGGTCAAACTTCCACTTGTCTTTGTTTCTAACAGTATGTTCTAGCGATGGTTGATTTTTTTCGTAAGGAAATCACCAACAAACTGAATGACGAAGATCATCACCAAGATGAGAATAGTCGCCACCAAGGTAACGTCATCTGCGAAGCGATTGTAACCATAGGAAATCGCTACGTTTCCTAAACCACCTGAACCAATCGCTCCTGCCATGGCTGTATAACCAACGAGGGAAATCAAGGTCAAGGTTGTCACACGGATGATATCTGGAAGACCTTCGCGCAAGTAAACCCCAATAATATCTGGAATGGTTGCCCCAGAAGCCTGAGCCGCCTCAATCACGCCACGGTCCAGTTCTGATAAGACAACTTGGATTTGGCGAGCATAAAATGGAAAGACTGATAAGGCCAAAGGAACCAAGGCTGCCTTGGCACCAATACCTGTCCCCACAATAGCACGTGTTACAGGGTTCAAGAAAGCCAATAAGATGATAAATGGAATCGCACGAAAGAGCGATGCAACCTTATCTAAAATCCAAAAGACATACTTATTTTCCAAAACACCTCTTGGGGCTGTAAGGACCAACAAAAGTCCTGTAATCAAGCCCAATAGTCCACCAAATAAGAAAGACCAACCCGTCATGTAGATGGTCGCATTAATAGCTGTCAACCAACCTGTTTGCGTATCCCATCCCATTCTATATACATTGGGCATATAAGTTTCAATCCATTCTAACATGGCTGCTCTCCTTTCAAAATCGTTACTTCAACATGGGCTTCCGTTACAGCTTCAAGTGCTCGGTGGATATTGCCAGGCTCTCCTGACAAAATCAAGACCATTTCACCAACTGGCGTGTGGTCCAAGATTTCAATATTTCCATAAAGGATATTGGAAGAAACCTGATAAAACTTATAGAGATCATTGACAATAGCTGTATCTGTGCTAGCACCTGAATACTTGAGTTGTACCAATAGGCTGTTCTCTGGCAAGTTTTGCACAATTCCCTGTTGGTAAATCTTCACCAAGGCCTCATCAATTCCTGTTGCTGTTTTGATAAAATCTTGGGTCAATTCTTCTTTTGGATGCGAGAAGATTTCAAGGACAGAGCCTTCTTCAATCAAGCGACCATCCTGCATAACAGCCACACGATTGGCAATATCTTTGACAATCTGCATTTCATGGGTAATCAAAACAATAGTCAAGCCAAGTTTTTCATTCAACTCCTGCAAGAGAGCCAGAATTTGCTTGGTTGTACGAGGGTCCAAGGCAGAGGTTGATTCATCTGAAATCAAGATTTTCGGATCATTTGCTAAGGCACGCGCAATAGCTACCCGTTGTTTCTGACCACCTGACAATTGGGCAGGGTAGTTTTCAGCTCTATCTGCCAATCCCACCAATTCCAAGAGACGGTTGACTTTTTCTGCCTTCTCTTCCTTGCTCAATCCAGAATGTTTCAGGGCAAAGGCAACGTTTTCTGCTGCCGTCATTTGTGCCATCAGATTAAAATGCTGGAAAATCATACCGATATCACGGCGTTTTTCCCGTAATTGAGCAGGGCTCAAGGTTACTTTTCCTTGGTCAAAAATCACATCATCATCGATGGTAATCGTTCCAGCCGTTGGCACTTGCAAGAGATTGATGACACGAACCAGGGTTGACTTACCAGCCCCCGAATAGCCCACGATGCCATAAATATCTCCCTGATTAATATGGATGCTGACATCCTTGACCGCTGTAATCTCCCGTTTTTTCTGACGGAAGGTCACATCAATATTGTCTAATTTAATGATTTCCTTACTCATACGCTTTAATCAACTCCTCAATTAATTCAACATGTGCAATGTAGTCTGCAATCTTCACATTTTCATCACCTGCATGGTCTCGACTACCCTCATGTCCCAAACCAAATCCAGCAATGGGAACACCTAAGGCATGAAAGACTGTATGCATGGGACCTGTACCAGGTGAGGTCGGCAGTACCGACACCCCCTGGGGATAAAAAGACTTAGCCAAATCGATGACCTTTACAATGGCAGGTGCAGACATATCCGAACGGTAGGATTCTTCCCCTAGGGTAAATGCTACCTCAACTTGGTCAAATCCTTGATCTGCCAGATAGGTACGAATAGCACTTAAAACGCCATCAGGCGTCAAACCTGGAACCAGACGAACCTCCATCTTGGCACTAGCATTGGCAGGAATGATGGTCTTGACTCCCTGCCCCTGATAGCCTGTGGACAAACCTTCAATGGTAATAGATGGTTCAAAATACAATCGTTTCAAAAGTTCTCTGCGTTCCTGACGCAAGAGCGGTAAACTTAAACCATAAATTTCTTTCAAACTATCTGCATTGACCAAGGCATATTCCTCTACCAAGGCCATTTCACGCTCGTTAGGTTCTTGGACCTTATCATAAATCCCTGGAACCTTGATACGACCGTCTGATTCACGTAGACTAGAAATAGCTTGCAACAAGTACCAGGCTGCCGAGTCAATTACCCCACTAAAGGAGGAATGAATATCCAAATCAGCACTCTTGACAGAGACATCAAAGGTCACGATCCCCTTGTTCCCACCAGCGATTTCCAATTGGTCCTTCTTATTACGGATACCTTGTTCCCAGACCAAGAGTTCTGCCTGACTAAGCTGGTCCTTGTATTTGACCAGATACTTGTCCAAATCCACCGAAGCAGACTCCTCAGCTCCTTCCATGATAAAGATAATATGAACTGGAAGGCTGCCATGCTGGGCCAAGTATTTTTTGACAGCAGATAGGCGAGCTACAATGTGTCCCTTATCATCATCCACCCCGCGACCGTACATACTGTCTTCAGTCAGGGTTAATTCAAAAGGCTGGCCTTTGAGCCAGATTTGGTCGCTGTCGGCTGGAACCGTATCGTAGTGGTTGTAGAAAATAATGGTTTTGGCTTCAGGATTATCTGCTTCAAATCTCGCCAAGACAAAAGGTGCTGCGAATGACTTATCAACCAAGACATTGGCTCCTGCTTCTTCAAATACCTCTTGAAGATAATCAGCCACCTCTTCCAGACCAATTTGTTGGGCAAAAATCGATTTTTTACCAATCAAGGCCTTCAGATGCTCCAAATCCTGCTGGACAATGGCATCCTGCCAAAATTTTTCAATTTGTTCTTTTTCTGACAAAAATGCCATTTTGACTTTCCTCTCTAAAAACAGGAATAGAAGCTGAAACACATGTATCAGCTTCCTCTACTCCCTATCTATAAACTATTATTCTGCTGAAACTTCATCCCAGATAGCGAAATCTGTTTGATTTGAAGCACGTTCGATGATTTCTGCAACTTCATCCGTGTTATAGGCTGCAATCAAAGTTTTAATTGCATCAGCCTTGTCAGATTCTTCCCAACCGTTTTGCGCTGCAATAACGTTGTACCAAACTTCAGTGTCTGCACCTTTTTGCTCGATGTAGAGGGCTTTAGAAGTATCAAGACCTGCTTCTTGTGCATAGTTGTTGTTGATAACTGCACCGTCAACTGACTCAAGTGAGCGAACTGTTTGGCTTGCATCCAATTCTGTAATAGTGATGTTCTTTGGATTTGAAGTGATGTGTGAAAGTGTTGCCAATTCGCCATCTGCAACATCCAACTCGATCAAACCTGCTGACTCAAGCAAGAAGAGGGCACGGCTTTCGTTTGTTGCATCGTTTGGAACGGCAATTTCTGCACCTTCTGGAATATCTTCAATAGAAGTATACTTATCTTTACCACCTTCAACACCAGAGTAGAAGCGGATTGGGCTGTACAATGTGTAACCAGCTACTTGCAAGTCACCACCGTTTTCAGTGTTCCAGTTGTTCAAGAAGTAAATATGTTGGAAGGCATTGACATCCACATCTCCTTCAGCCAAAGCCTTGTTTGGTTGTGAGTAATCTGTGAACTCTGTCAACTCAACTGTTACACCCTCAGCTGCTGCCAACTCCGTTACCTTGTCCCAAACTTCTGTCGTATAGGCATTACGTGTCATAATCCCCACTTTTACAGTTGTTGTGTCTGCAGAAGACTCCGTTGTTGTTGAAGAACTTGAACTGCACGCCGCCAAAAGACCTAGTGAGAGAGCAGCTGTTGCTGCAAGACCAAAAATTTTCTTTAATTTCATGTTGTATATCTCCTTAATTTGAACTATCCCTATCTTACCACAGGGAAAGCAATCTGGCTATTAGACTTTTTTTATGCTCAGATATAAGAAAAAACTATAACAAACATATTATTGGTTATTAGTTTTGAACCATTTGTATATAGATACGGACAGAATAGCCCAAACTCCCAAATATTCTACCAAGCAGCTCCAAATGAAAAATGAACAAAAAAGCACCGAACTGGTGCTTTTATAATTGTTCCACTAAATAACGAAAGAGTTGGCGTGAGCGTTCGCATTCTTGCCACAGAAATTCTGGGTGCCATTGAATCCCCAGCAGTGAAGCCCCTTTTCGACTTTCAAAAGCTTCAATCGTTCCATCTCTTGGATCATGGGCAGTAGCTACCAAGCCTGGTGCCAAATCCTTGATGCTCTGACGATGGAAAGAGTTGATCTGACTGCCTTGGTCAAATAGCTGACCAACACGACTGTGAGGTTTGATACGAAGACTATGCGAAGTTCCAGCATACCCATCTTGCCAGTGATCCTCAATAGCCTGATGGAGACTACCACCAAGGGCGACATTTAAAAGTTGCATGCCTCGGCACACTGCAAAAATCGGTTTGTTTTGCTTCAAAGCCTCTCGAATCAGAGCCAATTCAAACTCATCACGCGCCAATAAATAGTCATCACTTTCAATCGACTTTTCTTCTCCATAGAAACGAGGATCCACATGCTGACCACCCGACAAAATTAATTTATCAATCATAGTCACGTAGTCTCTGGCCTGGGAAACCTCTCCCATGGGGATGACAATAGGCAATCCACCCGCGTCGCTAACACCTTGAGCCAATTCGCTTGCGACGGTAACATAAGTCATGCCTGTCTGACCAGGAATATGCTTTTCATTTCCAGTAATTCCTACAAGAACTTTTGCCATACAGGCACCACCTTTCGACCTACTTGAACAACATTCTACCATGTCCCTCTATTCTTGTAAAATAGAGATCTTTTATCAGGACTTTAAGAATTTTTATCAGTCACATACCTAGATTGAACATGCACTGCAAGCTGATGAAATCAACTGGATACAACAAATCCAAAGAAAGAATGATTTTTAGCATTTTCATTTGGTTCTTCTTGTTAAACAGTTGAGTTATTGCTGCTGCATTTTTTACATGGAACCAATATATAAAGTTTATGACCTCTTAAAAAAATTTTTATAAGAACCTAACTCGACTCCAATTTTTCAACATCGAAAATATGACTCAAAAAACCGACAACAAAATAGTAGAAAACTCAAATATCTAATTGTTTTATTTGTAAAACTATAACTACGACTGCATTGGATCACTAGATAAGAATGATTGGTATAGTTTTTGACTATATACTTCCTTATTTATTTTCAATTATACAGACCTGAATGTTTTTGTTAGGATAAAGGGGTAGAATATTTTGGAGGATCGAACATGACAACAACTATTATCGGATTTCCCCGTATCGGCGAACACCGCCAATTAAAATTTATCACTGAAAAATACTTTAGAAACGAAATTCCGCAAGAAGAGCTTTTAGCGGCAGCAAAGGACCTGCGTGCCAAGCACTGGACTATTGTTAAAGAAGTCGGCATTACTGAAATCCCAAGCAATGACTTCTCACACTATGACAATGTTTTGGATGCAGCTGTTCTCTTCAATATCGTACCAAAAGCAGTTCAGGACCTGGACTTGACTGATCTTGAAAAATACTTCGCTTTGGCGCGTGGCTATCAAGGAGACAAGGGTGATGTTCGTGCTAGACCAATGAAAAAATGGTTCAACACCAACTACCACTATATCGTTCCAGCTATTGAAAAAGACACAGAAATCAAACTAGCTGGTCACAAGATTTTCGACGAATTCCAAGAAGCAAAGGATCTGGGAATTACTACTCGTCCAGTCCTTATTGGTCCATTCACCCTCTTACAATTAACTGATTTTGAAGAAGGTGTGAAAGCTGAAGATGTAGCAGATAGCTTGGTTGCTGCCTACGGACAAGTATTTGCAAAATTGGCAGAACTTGGCGCTGAAAAAATCCAGTTAGACGAACCTAGCTTGGTCAAGGATTTGACTGCTGAAGAAAAAGCCCTTTTCTTAAACATCTACCAAACACTCTTGACAAATAAGAAAGGCTTACAAGTCCTTATCCAAACCTACTTCGGAGATGTGCGTGATATTTACACAGAATTAACAAACCTACCAGTCGATGCCATCGGTCTTGACTTTGTTGAAGGTAAGGAAACGGCTGCACTTGTAGCAACGGGCTTCCCGGCTGATAAGACCCTCTACGCTGGTATCGTCAACGGTAAAAACATCTGGCGTAACAACTATGAAAAGAGCTTGGCTGTCTTGGAGGCTATCCCAGCTGAAAATATCGTTCTAACAACTTCTTGTTCCCTTCTTCATGTACCATTTACTACAGCTAATGAAGAATTTGAACCTGCTATCCTCAATCACTTTGCCTTTGCGGTTGAAAAATTGAGCGAATTGCGTGATTTGGATGCTATTCGTAATGGTCAAGGAGAATCTGCTCTCATAGCCAACAAGGAACTCTTTGCCCTTGAGCGTGTTGGTCGTGATGCAGACCTTGCAGACCGCTTGGCAGGTTTGACAGATGCAGACTACACTCGTCTTCCAGTCTTTGCGGAACGTGAAGCTATCCAGCGCGAAAAATTGAACTTGCCACTACTTCCAACCACTACTATCGGTTCTTTCCCTCAA is a genomic window of Streptococcus sp. 29896 containing:
- a CDS encoding gamma-glutamyl-gamma-aminobutyrate hydrolase family protein: MAKVLVGITGNEKHIPGQTGMTYVTVASELAQGVSDAGGLPIVIPMGEVSQARDYVTMIDKLILSGGQHVDPRFYGEEKSIESDDYLLARDEFELALIREALKQNKPIFAVCRGMQLLNVALGGSLHQAIEDHWQDGYAGTSHSLRIKPHSRVGQLFDQGSQINSFHRQSIKDLAPGLVATAHDPRDGTIEAFESRKGASLLGIQWHPEFLWQECERSRQLFRYLVEQL
- the metE gene encoding 5-methyltetrahydropteroyltriglutamate--homocysteine S-methyltransferase; the protein is MTTTIIGFPRIGEHRQLKFITEKYFRNEIPQEELLAAAKDLRAKHWTIVKEVGITEIPSNDFSHYDNVLDAAVLFNIVPKAVQDLDLTDLEKYFALARGYQGDKGDVRARPMKKWFNTNYHYIVPAIEKDTEIKLAGHKIFDEFQEAKDLGITTRPVLIGPFTLLQLTDFEEGVKAEDVADSLVAAYGQVFAKLAELGAEKIQLDEPSLVKDLTAEEKALFLNIYQTLLTNKKGLQVLIQTYFGDVRDIYTELTNLPVDAIGLDFVEGKETAALVATGFPADKTLYAGIVNGKNIWRNNYEKSLAVLEAIPAENIVLTTSCSLLHVPFTTANEEFEPAILNHFAFAVEKLSELRDLDAIRNGQGESALIANKELFALERVGRDADLADRLAGLTDADYTRLPVFAEREAIQREKLNLPLLPTTTIGSFPQTKDVRSTRLAFRRGEITEAEYDSFVESRTDEWIKWQEEVDFDVLVHGEFERNDMVEYFGENLSGYLFSKNGWVQSYGLRGVKPPIIWGDVTRLNPITVKWSSYAQSRTNKPVKGMLTGPVTILNWSFPREDISIKESTLQIALAIKEEVLDLEAAGIKIIQIDEAALREKLPLRRSDWYSEYLDWAIPAFRLVHSTVAPDTQIHTHMCYSEFTDIIPAIDNMDADVISFEASRSNLVILDELKAKNFQTQVGPGVYDIHSPRVPAVEEISQTIQAILSKVPKEKVWINPDCGLKTRGESETKASLIHLTQAAKAARKEL